One Brevibacillus choshinensis genomic window carries:
- a CDS encoding helix-turn-helix domain-containing protein, producing MKSELSHGQLQMLIQVSNAINSTLDLDVVFNTIMKETLSVIEAADEGYLFLYDPTDDYLVAKSIFLRSNDVLSVVRLKPGESMTGITFLNKACTHFPDRQSVYRATRTMSTPNQERLRAADPIFPYSAACAPIMSNGECIGVITLDCFRSDASFKPEDLQLMEAISHQAAIALEKANLYRDKEKSVQLLEAMNTQMKQQNQLLNRSLEIHKHLAELVLHGDGVQDILHYVHQLMDKPIVLMDQMGEILSSSPALSCLGHQTVRKLEDMQRSIHASLTHVAANPLFGTRKTSNGITVFPIGAKPHLLGYLALLTDQPLDEVDMAALEHVSTVISFELVKEQAVFETEQNLKGQFIEQLFTGHISTRLIDQARHLQMDPQRFYQVLTINFENDLRESPDYYHRLVAARRNLIQIATDSFLHSFTPGMIVAKQEHLVVLLSYSSNHSRKDLHVTLIEQCQRFTSAIQRKRWGLRTVIGIGGVKTGLKEVYKSSEEAMKCLCFMKNYRMEHSYLSYAELGGQRLLLQNTTEELLDYVFETLGPLFSYEKSRKREFLQTLTSFLDHRLRMKETALNMNIHMNTLIYRIKRIEEILGISLNNQKQILDVSMAVQIYQLMEGEIEARLKEGADKSKL from the coding sequence ATGAAAAGTGAGCTGAGTCACGGACAGTTGCAAATGCTGATTCAAGTTTCCAACGCCATCAATTCCACACTCGATCTGGACGTTGTATTCAATACCATCATGAAAGAGACGCTCTCCGTAATCGAAGCAGCCGACGAAGGGTATTTGTTTCTGTACGACCCGACAGACGATTATCTCGTGGCGAAAAGCATTTTTCTGCGCAGCAATGACGTACTCTCGGTCGTTCGCCTCAAGCCTGGCGAATCCATGACCGGCATTACCTTTCTCAATAAAGCGTGCACGCACTTTCCAGATCGACAGAGTGTGTACCGCGCGACCCGGACGATGTCTACTCCCAATCAGGAGCGTTTGCGTGCAGCGGACCCTATCTTCCCCTATTCCGCAGCCTGCGCCCCCATCATGTCAAACGGCGAGTGCATCGGCGTTATCACGCTTGACTGCTTCCGCTCTGATGCTTCCTTCAAGCCTGAGGACCTACAGCTTATGGAGGCCATCTCCCATCAAGCGGCGATCGCTTTGGAAAAAGCCAATTTGTATCGGGACAAAGAAAAATCGGTTCAGCTTCTGGAAGCGATGAATACGCAGATGAAGCAGCAGAACCAGCTGCTGAATCGCTCCCTGGAAATCCACAAGCATTTGGCAGAGCTGGTGCTGCACGGAGACGGCGTACAAGACATCCTGCATTACGTTCACCAGCTCATGGATAAACCGATCGTCCTCATGGATCAAATGGGTGAGATCCTGTCCTCCTCCCCGGCTCTCTCATGCCTGGGCCATCAGACGGTGAGAAAGCTGGAGGATATGCAGCGCTCGATCCATGCTTCTCTGACGCATGTGGCTGCGAATCCGCTCTTTGGCACAAGAAAAACATCTAACGGCATTACCGTATTTCCCATTGGAGCCAAGCCCCATTTGCTGGGATATCTTGCGCTGCTTACAGATCAACCCCTGGACGAAGTGGACATGGCAGCACTCGAACACGTCAGCACCGTCATTTCTTTCGAGCTGGTCAAGGAACAAGCTGTCTTTGAAACCGAACAAAACCTGAAGGGCCAATTTATCGAACAGCTGTTTACGGGACATATCAGCACCCGACTCATTGATCAGGCCAGACATTTGCAGATGGATCCCCAGCGATTCTACCAGGTGCTCACGATCAATTTCGAAAACGATCTCAGGGAATCTCCCGACTATTACCATCGCTTGGTTGCGGCCCGAAGGAATCTCATTCAGATCGCTACGGACTCTTTTTTGCACTCTTTTACGCCCGGTATGATCGTAGCCAAACAGGAGCATCTGGTCGTCTTGCTCTCTTATTCCAGCAATCATTCTCGGAAAGACCTGCACGTCACCCTCATTGAGCAGTGCCAACGCTTCACGTCCGCCATCCAAAGAAAGAGGTGGGGGCTTCGCACAGTGATAGGAATAGGAGGGGTAAAAACTGGTTTGAAGGAAGTCTACAAATCCTCCGAGGAAGCCATGAAGTGTCTTTGCTTCATGAAAAACTATCGCATGGAGCATTCCTATTTGAGCTATGCCGAGCTTGGCGGCCAACGCTTGCTGCTGCAAAACACGACTGAGGAACTGTTGGACTACGTCTTCGAAACGCTGGGCCCCCTTTTCAGCTACGAGAAAAGCCGAAAAAGAGAGTTTTTACAAACCCTCACGTCTTTTCTCGATCACAGGCTCCGTATGAAAGAGACTGCTTTGAATATGAATATCCACATGAATACGCTGATTTATCGAATCAAGAGAATCGAAGAAATTTTGGGGATCTCGCTGAACAATCAAAAGCAAATTCTCGATGTCAGCATGGCTGTTCAAATCTATCAGCTGATGGAGGGAGAGATAGAAGCTCGATTGAAGGAGGGCGCTGACAAATCAAAATTGTAA
- a CDS encoding DoxX family protein encodes MEDLGILIIRLVLGLTFVGHGSQKLFGWFGGHGIKGTGGWMESVGIKPGVLMAVVAGVLEFVGGLLYATGFWFTLGAAMIVLAMLGAMKVHLPNGYWADKGGIEYPFVIIAIAIGLALIGPGIYSL; translated from the coding sequence ATGGAGGACCTAGGAATTCTTATCATTCGTCTTGTTTTAGGGTTGACCTTTGTTGGACATGGCAGCCAAAAATTATTCGGGTGGTTTGGTGGACATGGAATAAAGGGAACTGGGGGGTGGATGGAATCTGTCGGAATCAAACCAGGTGTCTTGATGGCAGTGGTTGCTGGAGTCCTTGAATTTGTTGGTGGTCTTTTATATGCCACAGGGTTTTGGTTCACACTGGGCGCAGCAATGATCGTCCTCGCCATGTTGGGAGCGATGAAAGTTCACTTACCCAATGGTTATTGGGCGGATAAAGGTGGCATTGAATATCCGTTTGTAATCATTGCAATCGCGATTGGTCTCGCTCTGATCGGGCCAGGTATCTATTCCCTGTAG
- a CDS encoding PAS domain-containing protein — MFISEKSQNIISSFSADGVFTYISPTVRTLLGYTPEEVIGKPAVAFNHPDDNKKLLESRSSVRIDQDTVRFTGRVRHKNGGYRWYETTVEFIRDRSGEIMQKKRMLRHPFFYVGSSASYRE, encoded by the coding sequence TTGTTCATTTCCGAGAAATCCCAAAACATCATCTCTTCTTTTTCAGCAGACGGTGTTTTCACGTATATCTCCCCAACTGTGAGGACACTGCTCGGGTATACGCCAGAAGAGGTCATTGGGAAGCCAGCAGTCGCTTTCAACCACCCGGACGACAATAAAAAATTACTAGAGTCTCGCAGCTCGGTAAGGATCGACCAAGACACCGTCCGATTTACCGGTCGTGTTCGGCATAAAAATGGAGGATATCGCTGGTATGAGACTACGGTGGAATTTATCCGCGATCGATCTGGAGAAATCATGCAAAAAAAACGGATGCTGCGGCATCCGTTTTTCTATGTTGGTTCGTCTGCGAGCTACAGGGAATAG
- a CDS encoding PAS domain S-box protein: MLRNNVLEQPGAFQNFFENHPDGICVVDVDGHLLHVNASALRMFGYTREELLQITLPQLFDWSGGSGEARLELAIPHKRGFFVYVRVTCIPLVSGGQELGRFITFEDIS, translated from the coding sequence ATGTTGCGTAATAATGTACTCGAACAACCTGGTGCGTTTCAGAATTTTTTTGAAAATCATCCGGACGGTATATGTGTAGTAGATGTCGATGGCCATCTCTTACATGTAAATGCTTCGGCATTGCGTATGTTTGGCTACACACGAGAAGAATTGCTACAAATAACATTGCCCCAACTGTTTGATTGGTCTGGTGGCTCTGGTGAAGCCCGATTGGAACTAGCCATTCCACATAAAAGGGGCTTCTTCGTTTATGTGAGAGTAACGTGTATACCACTTGTCAGTGGCGGGCAGGAACTAGGAAGGTTCATCACGTTTGAAGATATCAGCTAG
- a CDS encoding vanadium-dependent haloperoxidase: protein MAYPEGCPTHPSYPAGHACIAGAGITMLKAFSNESFVIPNPVEASPDGLSLLPYSGAPLTLGNELNKLAANIALGRDTAGVHWRSDGIEGLKLGEAVAIGILQDYSNTYHEKFSGFSLTTFDGKTITIG from the coding sequence ATGGCCTATCCAGAAGGCTGTCCTACTCATCCTTCCTATCCAGCTGGCCACGCTTGCATTGCCGGGGCTGGCATCACGATGCTGAAGGCGTTTAGCAACGAATCGTTCGTGATTCCGAATCCTGTCGAAGCCAGTCCTGATGGTCTCTCTTTGCTGCCTTACTCGGGAGCCCCCTTGACTCTCGGCAATGAATTGAACAAACTTGCTGCCAATATAGCCCTTGGCCGAGATACGGCTGGTGTACACTGGCGATCAGACGGAATCGAGGGGCTAAAGCTGGGTGAAGCAGTTGCCATTGGGATCTTGCAGGATTACAGCAACACCTATCATGAAAAATTCAGCGGCTTCTCCCTGACAACGTTTGATGGGAAAACCATCACGATCGGATAG
- a CDS encoding GNAT family N-acetyltransferase — MLIIRNARIEDLPKLAAIEQLCFSKEEAATVEAIEQRIELIPDSFYVAEEDGEIAGFVNGPVIETAFITDDLFHAIKENPATDWHQSILGLAVAPHFQNRGVASRLLTHLEKEARAKKRESITLTCKENLVPFYERHGYVNNGVSSSEHAGATWYNMRKELRS, encoded by the coding sequence ATGTTAATTATACGAAATGCAAGGATAGAAGATTTGCCTAAACTTGCAGCCATTGAACAGCTTTGCTTTTCAAAAGAAGAGGCTGCAACGGTAGAAGCCATTGAACAGCGCATCGAGTTAATTCCGGATAGCTTTTATGTAGCTGAAGAGGATGGTGAAATTGCGGGTTTCGTGAATGGACCAGTGATTGAAACAGCGTTCATAACGGATGATTTGTTTCATGCTATAAAGGAAAATCCAGCGACTGACTGGCATCAAAGCATTTTAGGATTAGCAGTTGCTCCACATTTTCAAAATCGTGGAGTGGCATCAAGGTTGCTTACGCATCTAGAAAAGGAAGCAAGAGCGAAAAAGCGTGAAAGCATCACACTTACTTGTAAAGAGAACTTAGTTCCCTTCTACGAAAGACATGGGTATGTCAATAATGGCGTCTCAAGTTCTGAACATGCTGGAGCAACATGGTACAACATGAGGAAAGAATTGCGGTCATAG
- a CDS encoding DUF92 domain-containing protein yields the protein MEWLIGLACSAAIAGTAYAKRSLSGSGFLAAVMLGTVMYALGSAIWFGSLIAFFVSSTLWSKWKKHAKEDAESGYEKDGRRDAGQVLANGGLGLLLCTANGVSPHPLWWYAFLGVMAAVTADTWATEIGGLSRTPPISIKTGRRVPPGTSGGITGLGLGASLSGGLFIGAIAWMLLALSGQSALDAVRLAAWVGIAGLAGILSSLADSWIGATWQEMYRCGACGREIEQSRHCGSPAVRIRGRAGWNNDAVNVAGSLAGGVAAALLALAFGLS from the coding sequence GTGGAGTGGTTAATAGGTCTGGCCTGCAGCGCTGCGATTGCAGGGACGGCTTATGCAAAACGGTCGCTGTCCGGTTCTGGATTTTTAGCGGCGGTGATGCTGGGCACGGTGATGTACGCGCTCGGAAGCGCAATCTGGTTCGGCTCCCTCATCGCTTTCTTCGTATCGTCAACCCTATGGTCCAAGTGGAAAAAGCATGCGAAGGAAGATGCAGAGAGCGGTTATGAGAAAGACGGGAGGCGCGATGCCGGCCAGGTCCTCGCTAACGGAGGGCTGGGGCTGCTGTTATGCACGGCAAATGGGGTGTCTCCACATCCGCTTTGGTGGTACGCTTTCCTCGGCGTTATGGCTGCGGTGACAGCAGATACTTGGGCTACAGAAATCGGCGGCTTGAGCAGGACGCCTCCGATATCGATCAAAACGGGTCGACGCGTTCCTCCTGGCACGTCGGGGGGCATTACTGGCCTCGGCTTGGGGGCTTCACTGTCTGGCGGCCTGTTTATCGGAGCCATAGCGTGGATGCTGCTTGCGTTGTCCGGGCAATCTGCTTTGGATGCCGTTCGTTTGGCTGCCTGGGTCGGAATAGCCGGACTGGCAGGCATTCTAAGCTCACTGGCCGATTCGTGGATCGGGGCGACCTGGCAGGAAATGTACCGTTGCGGCGCTTGCGGTCGGGAAATCGAGCAATCCCGCCACTGCGGCAGTCCTGCTGTAAGGATCCGCGGCCGCGCCGGCTGGAACAACGATGCCGTCAATGTCGCCGGCTCACTCGCAGGCGGTGTTGCAGCAGCGTTGCTGGCGCTGGCATTCGGCTTATCTTGA
- a CDS encoding GNAT family N-acetyltransferase: MNELQLICDYKHVEEYRESFNELAKRIFKLDFTEWYSKGCWNDNYICYSYWDGEQVIANVSVNKMVVTSNGSECKALQLGTVMTHPDYRNQGLSAKLMNHIIDKYEKDYDYLYLFANHTVLDFYPKFGFEKVQESSFSLRVSDMREHAASKSALRKLNVNNPDDFALMKEFASERVPVSSRLGVKGDEHLLMFYFLLVFHDVIYYVEDADAIVLFAQEEDQLHVFDIVSKRTMDMEAVVNHLLTDEMETIHFHFVPDRDNQNMRTALITGTDDVLFVRPFLKGVEKHFLFPLTSHA; this comes from the coding sequence ATGAATGAACTTCAGTTGATCTGTGACTACAAGCACGTCGAAGAATACAGGGAGAGCTTCAATGAGCTTGCAAAGCGCATTTTCAAGCTTGATTTTACAGAATGGTATAGCAAAGGCTGCTGGAATGACAATTACATCTGTTATTCCTATTGGGACGGGGAACAGGTCATTGCTAATGTTTCTGTCAATAAAATGGTCGTGACGTCCAATGGCTCGGAATGTAAGGCGCTTCAATTGGGCACCGTGATGACCCATCCAGATTATCGTAATCAAGGGTTATCGGCGAAGCTGATGAACCATATCATTGATAAATATGAAAAGGACTACGATTATCTCTATTTGTTTGCTAACCATACTGTGCTCGATTTTTATCCCAAGTTTGGTTTTGAGAAGGTTCAGGAAAGCAGTTTCAGCTTGAGGGTGTCAGATATGAGAGAGCATGCGGCTTCGAAATCCGCCTTGCGCAAGCTGAATGTGAACAACCCAGATGATTTTGCATTGATGAAGGAATTTGCGTCGGAAAGAGTCCCTGTGTCGTCGAGACTGGGCGTGAAGGGTGACGAGCATCTACTCATGTTTTACTTTCTGCTAGTCTTTCACGATGTGATTTATTATGTCGAAGATGCGGATGCGATTGTCTTATTTGCACAAGAAGAGGATCAGCTGCATGTTTTCGATATCGTAAGCAAAAGAACAATGGATATGGAAGCCGTTGTCAATCATTTGCTGACTGATGAGATGGAGACGATTCATTTTCACTTTGTGCCTGATCGTGACAATCAGAACATGCGGACAGCGTTGATCACCGGGACGGATGATGTTTTATTCGTACGTCCATTTTTAAAAGGTGTAGAGAAGCATTTCTTATTTCCGTTAACGTCTCATGCGTAA
- a CDS encoding YolD-like family protein, with translation MVKASVPKRPTRDEFELEDLGSQLEEAREDGDERALSVWGETEKVRGRIMVLDSRTRLVHVESEGTTRKIPFLDIMRVSYE, from the coding sequence ATGGTAAAAGCATCTGTACCAAAAAGACCCACACGGGATGAATTTGAATTGGAGGACTTGGGAAGCCAGCTTGAAGAAGCAAGGGAGGATGGCGACGAAAGAGCTCTGTCGGTTTGGGGTGAAACTGAAAAGGTTCGTGGACGGATCATGGTCCTTGACTCACGCACCAGACTCGTTCACGTTGAAAGCGAAGGAACAACAAGGAAGATCCCTTTCCTGGATATCATGAGGGTAAGCTACGAATAG
- a CDS encoding macrolide family glycosyltransferase: MARVLFINSGSEGHINPTIGVVQELISRGEEVVYFTVEAFRERMEKTGATVRTIDGQKFIEAFISGGRNYLLERVNGLLHTADIVIPSVLEQIKGEHFDYIIHDSMFGCGRLLAQILKLPAMNSCTSFAQTKESFENMLEQLSDKIPVEILTPIQEEYHRLTNRVKEKYDVEIHSPYEVFCNPAPLTIVYTTKEFQPFGEAFDQTYKFVGPSISSRYTQENFDLTEIEGKSPIYISLGTIVNRSIDFYKLCMTALGNTDHTIVMSIGSNVQTSDLGEIPKNFIVKSYVPQLEVLKYAKLFITHGGMNSTNEGLYHGVPLIVIPQSADQPIIAGQVVNIGAGMKLQMQNLTANQLRESVDHVLNDPTFNQAVAKIKESFQQSGGYRQAVDEIFEWKDQYPFSK, from the coding sequence ATGGCACGTGTTTTATTTATCAATAGTGGATCAGAAGGACATATCAATCCAACGATTGGAGTGGTGCAGGAGCTTATCTCTCGCGGAGAAGAGGTAGTGTACTTTACGGTAGAAGCTTTTCGAGAGCGTATGGAGAAGACGGGAGCTACTGTACGAACAATTGACGGTCAAAAATTTATAGAAGCGTTTATCTCGGGTGGAAGAAATTATTTGCTTGAAAGAGTCAACGGTCTTTTACATACGGCAGATATCGTCATCCCTAGCGTTCTTGAGCAGATCAAAGGAGAGCATTTTGATTACATCATCCACGATTCCATGTTTGGATGCGGACGGTTACTGGCGCAGATCCTAAAGCTTCCTGCAATGAATTCGTGTACTTCTTTTGCGCAGACAAAAGAATCATTCGAGAACATGCTGGAACAGCTTTCTGACAAAATACCTGTGGAAATCCTTACACCCATCCAAGAGGAATATCACCGCCTGACGAATAGGGTGAAGGAAAAATATGATGTGGAGATCCATTCTCCTTATGAGGTTTTTTGTAATCCTGCACCACTTACTATCGTTTATACAACCAAGGAGTTTCAACCTTTTGGAGAAGCATTCGACCAAACTTACAAATTTGTAGGTCCATCCATCTCTTCACGATACACGCAGGAAAACTTCGACCTCACTGAAATCGAGGGGAAAAGCCCCATTTACATTTCATTGGGTACGATCGTTAACCGATCGATCGATTTCTATAAGCTATGTATGACGGCACTTGGGAACACGGATCATACCATCGTCATGTCGATCGGGAGTAACGTTCAAACCTCTGATTTGGGGGAAATCCCCAAAAACTTCATTGTGAAAAGTTATGTTCCGCAACTTGAGGTCCTCAAATATGCGAAATTATTTATTACGCATGGTGGAATGAACAGCACCAATGAAGGTCTCTATCACGGGGTTCCGCTCATTGTAATCCCACAAAGCGCGGATCAGCCAATCATCGCCGGGCAAGTCGTCAATATCGGAGCAGGCATGAAGCTGCAAATGCAAAACTTGACTGCAAATCAACTGCGTGAATCCGTGGATCATGTGTTGAACGACCCAACTTTCAATCAGGCTGTGGCAAAAATAAAGGAATCCTTTCAACAGTCAGGTGGGTATCGCCAAGCTGTTGATGAGATATTCGAATGGAAAGATCAGTATCCTTTCTCAAAATAA
- a CDS encoding NAD(P)-dependent alcohol dehydrogenase yields the protein MKAIVYERYGPPNVLQLREVAKPVPNDDEIMIKVYATTVAAGDCRLRKADPFLARLFNGLWRPKRIRILGFELAGVVESAGSRVTRFKPGDSVYAACGISFGAYAEYKCLPENGGVALKPANMTFEEAAAVPVGAYTALQFLRKANIQSGSRVLVYGASGSVGTYAVQLSKYFGAEVTGLCSTSNVELVKSLGADRVIDYTKEKFAEEGPSYDIIFDTVGKSPFQACVKRLTPNGFYLRAYHVDFLPIIGGLWVNATSSKKVIGGSSKESAEDLMYLKELIEAGKLRSVIDRRFPLEQAPEAHSYVDLGHKKGNVVLTVRGD from the coding sequence ATGAAAGCGATTGTATACGAGCGGTACGGACCGCCGAATGTGCTGCAGCTGCGGGAGGTCGCCAAGCCCGTACCAAATGACGACGAAATCATGATTAAGGTCTATGCTACAACCGTTGCTGCTGGGGATTGCCGGTTACGCAAAGCAGATCCTTTCCTCGCGCGCCTATTCAACGGCCTTTGGAGACCAAAGCGTATCAGGATTCTCGGATTCGAACTGGCGGGCGTGGTCGAATCGGCGGGTAGCCGCGTTACACGGTTCAAGCCGGGAGATTCCGTATATGCTGCCTGCGGAATCAGCTTCGGCGCGTATGCGGAATACAAATGTCTGCCCGAGAATGGCGGTGTCGCACTCAAACCTGCAAACATGACGTTCGAGGAGGCAGCTGCGGTACCGGTAGGCGCCTATACGGCCCTGCAATTTCTCCGGAAGGCCAACATCCAAAGCGGCAGTCGGGTGCTCGTTTACGGAGCTTCTGGCAGCGTCGGGACATATGCCGTCCAGCTCTCCAAGTATTTCGGCGCGGAAGTAACCGGATTGTGCAGCACGTCTAATGTGGAATTGGTGAAATCGCTGGGAGCCGACCGAGTCATTGATTATACAAAAGAGAAGTTCGCAGAGGAAGGTCCGTCTTACGATATCATTTTTGATACGGTCGGGAAGAGTCCATTCCAAGCTTGCGTCAAGCGTCTGACACCGAATGGCTTCTATTTGCGTGCGTACCATGTGGACTTTCTGCCGATCATTGGCGGACTATGGGTCAATGCGACGAGCAGCAAGAAGGTAATCGGCGGATCGTCGAAGGAATCCGCAGAAGACTTAATGTATCTGAAGGAGCTGATCGAGGCAGGAAAGCTGCGTTCTGTAATCGATCGCCGCTTTCCGCTGGAGCAAGCACCGGAGGCTCACAGCTATGTGGATCTGGGACATAAGAAAGGTAACGTGGTACTAACCGTTCGGGGAGACTGA
- a CDS encoding CAP domain-containing protein — translation MKRLGTIAIATLGLGFALSGFSNTASAAAAYPCPLNAGATKQVQQQQQAQGFPYMVQPQYAYQPVMQQPVQQQYKQQPVQQQPVQQPVQQQPAKQHQVDASSVMKQVADLVNQERAKAGLKPVVLDASLNKVAQAKAADMSNNHYFDHTSPTYGSPFDMMKQFGVSFMTAGENIAMGQRTADEVMTQWMNSEGHRQNIMNPSFTKIGVGFVNGYWVQEFIG, via the coding sequence ATGAAACGCCTAGGTACGATTGCAATCGCGACATTGGGATTGGGATTTGCTCTTTCCGGCTTTTCTAACACAGCTTCTGCCGCGGCTGCTTATCCTTGCCCATTGAATGCAGGGGCGACCAAGCAAGTGCAACAACAGCAACAAGCCCAAGGCTTCCCATATATGGTACAACCGCAATATGCATATCAACCAGTAATGCAACAGCCGGTTCAACAGCAATACAAGCAACAGCCTGTACAACAGCAGCCTGTACAACAGCCCGTTCAACAGCAGCCTGCAAAGCAACATCAAGTGGATGCATCCTCTGTTATGAAGCAAGTGGCGGATCTGGTAAACCAGGAACGTGCAAAAGCAGGCCTGAAACCGGTAGTACTGGACGCTTCCTTGAACAAGGTCGCTCAAGCGAAGGCAGCTGACATGTCCAACAACCATTACTTCGACCATACAAGCCCTACGTATGGTTCTCCCTTTGACATGATGAAACAGTTCGGGGTGTCGTTTATGACCGCAGGTGAGAACATTGCTATGGGTCAACGCACGGCTGATGAAGTCATGACTCAGTGGATGAACAGTGAAGGTCACCGCCAAAACATCATGAATCCTTCCTTCACCAAAATCGGAGTAGGCTTTGTGAATGGATACTGGGTGCAAGAATTCATCGGATAA
- a CDS encoding amidoligase family protein, with the protein MKPFAMNWKALHFGVEIEFVGGKPEVVELLPGWTMALDERQIDDTGEESGSELQTPPILWKDREQIREMLLRLHATGARVNWNCGLHIHVSLEPWGEEAIPDFIEAALQHQESVKNLFNTSEDRLVYCPPVTREMRDRFISAPGDAALRHTGRPQSHRCGINLAAWYDNRTVEIRYANGTLNYGEVIRTVEFCLRFIAAIGARRKLPCNPEQMAAELGVPLSGYPRPIPAPLWYRERIWLENMLVPIVTPIVNSLVRHSEILQILPRPDGLLVVVENSDGEIFRYLFHLSADGWKMVRKLPDK; encoded by the coding sequence ATGAAGCCCTTTGCTATGAACTGGAAAGCCCTTCATTTTGGCGTAGAAATTGAATTTGTTGGAGGTAAACCCGAGGTTGTTGAACTCTTGCCAGGCTGGACTATGGCGTTGGATGAACGGCAAATTGATGATACCGGCGAAGAGTCCGGCAGCGAACTTCAAACGCCCCCCATTCTCTGGAAAGATCGCGAACAAATCCGCGAGATGCTCCTAAGGCTCCATGCGACAGGAGCTAGGGTGAACTGGAATTGCGGACTTCACATCCATGTTAGTTTGGAGCCTTGGGGAGAAGAAGCCATTCCCGATTTTATCGAGGCTGCCTTGCAACATCAAGAATCAGTCAAAAACTTATTCAACACCAGTGAAGATCGGCTCGTATACTGCCCCCCTGTCACCAGGGAAATGCGGGATCGGTTTATTTCCGCCCCTGGGGATGCGGCGCTTCGACATACAGGACGCCCTCAATCCCATCGATGTGGCATCAACCTTGCTGCATGGTACGATAACCGAACAGTGGAAATTCGTTATGCAAACGGCACTTTGAATTACGGTGAAGTAATCCGTACTGTAGAATTTTGCCTTCGCTTCATTGCAGCCATCGGTGCACGACGAAAGCTCCCATGCAATCCCGAGCAAATGGCAGCTGAACTCGGAGTGCCTCTCTCTGGATATCCCCGGCCCATACCTGCCCCGCTTTGGTATCGAGAGAGAATATGGCTGGAAAACATGCTAGTGCCGATAGTAACCCCTATAGTCAACAGCCTTGTCCGTCATAGCGAAATCCTTCAAATACTGCCTAGACCAGATGGTTTATTGGTTGTGGTCGAAAATTCCGACGGCGAGATATTCAGATACCTTTTCCATTTATCTGCAGATGGCTGGAAAATGGTTCGTAAGCTCCCAGATAAATAA